In Thermotoga sp. Ku-13t, one genomic interval encodes:
- the hrcA gene encoding heat-inducible transcriptional repressor HrcA, giving the protein MRRNNRVNERQRKILYCVVREYILTKRPISSEHVLNVSSLSCSAATVRNDLRKLEYLGYLYQPHTSAGRIPTDKGLRFYVDETLKLTKDYTQRSQQIEVRYSMTYGDMEKILEGAAIALARMTRGAVVLEKPDTGRLKVLRAIVTPITSYHYLISIVTELGLMKFMPFRSLGDVDHSKLENLLNQLLRGKSIDSLSSEVFESDWDEFLINLSEQLVTSLKEDLRNSMIKYGLDVLVSSETFNIDEIRALSRFLSDDALIKSFMNRVQEVPTVFIGSEHGFQGMERFSIFVDTYRRENEPMGKVLIVTSKIVKYEEIMNVLTYVTSRLTEYFTVATREVGR; this is encoded by the coding sequence ATGAGGAGGAACAACAGGGTTAACGAAAGGCAGAGGAAGATCCTCTACTGTGTGGTGAGGGAATACATACTGACAAAAAGACCGATCAGTTCTGAACACGTCCTGAACGTGTCCAGTTTGTCATGCAGCGCTGCGACCGTCAGGAACGACTTGAGGAAACTGGAGTATTTAGGTTATCTCTATCAACCGCACACCTCTGCGGGTAGGATCCCAACCGACAAGGGTTTGAGGTTTTACGTGGACGAAACGTTGAAGCTCACAAAAGATTACACACAAAGATCTCAGCAGATCGAAGTACGCTATTCCATGACTTACGGTGATATGGAGAAGATCCTTGAAGGAGCGGCGATCGCGCTGGCGAGAATGACCAGAGGAGCGGTCGTGCTGGAAAAACCCGATACGGGACGCTTGAAGGTTCTGAGGGCCATCGTGACACCCATCACTTCGTACCACTATTTGATCTCCATCGTCACAGAGCTCGGCTTGATGAAATTCATGCCCTTCAGGAGTCTCGGCGATGTGGATCACTCGAAGCTCGAAAACCTTCTGAATCAGCTGTTGAGGGGGAAAAGCATCGATAGTCTTTCCAGCGAGGTGTTCGAAAGTGATTGGGATGAGTTCCTGATAAATCTTTCCGAGCAACTCGTCACTTCTTTGAAAGAAGATCTGAGGAACAGCATGATAAAGTACGGCCTGGACGTGCTTGTGAGCAGCGAAACGTTCAACATAGACGAGATCAGGGCGCTTTCAAGGTTCCTCTCCGACGACGCGCTCATCAAATCCTTTATGAACAGAGTTCAAGAGGTCCCTACCGTCTTCATAGGAAGCGAACACGGTTTTCAGGGCATGGAGAGGTTCTCCATCTTTGTGGACACTTATCGCAGGGAGAACGAACCAATGGGTAAGGTGCTCATCGTGACATCCAAGATCGTCAAATACGAGGAGATAATGAACGTTCTGACTTACGTCACGAGCAGGTTAACCGAGTACTTCACGGTGGCAACAAGGGAGGTGGGAAGATGA
- a CDS encoding UDP-N-acetylmuramoyl-L-alanyl-D-glutamate--2,6-diaminopimelate ligase, with product MRVEEVVEALRPILIEARLNGNFGENIVDVVNNSSRVKPGCLFVCHKGKRFDSHEIAQEIYNKGARVLVSDRPLNANIPHVIVSDTRLAEAILADVFYTRPYGKLLVVGVTGTNGKTTSVHLFHHVLQSFSSAGSLLGTVYYEILGEPRFHHDNTTPNALEILRAMRKTVDLGGSHFVMEVSSHALALKRVETVRFDIAALTNITRDHLDFHQTFEEYTQTKLHIFDLLKENGIALISDEYAHLLNRKVRKIVYGIARHSQYRIENIEISRHGTKFEVDCPAGRYRLWFRTPGYHNAYNATLVFAGLVELGYDPNDVAGSIATFPGVDGRFQFIPEASLLGIDVVVDFAHSPDALEKTLITAKHLTTGRIITVFGAGGQADRGKRPMMAQVVCRYSDVSIITTDDPRGEDPLEILAEVERGVPPGAAYLVIPDRREAIETAITLANRGDMVIVAGRGHEEYQIFSDERRIPFKDADVIKQIIFQEYQREKRHV from the coding sequence ATGCGTGTTGAAGAAGTGGTCGAAGCATTGAGACCCATACTCATCGAAGCCAGACTCAACGGTAACTTCGGTGAAAACATTGTGGACGTGGTCAACAACTCCAGTCGGGTCAAACCAGGTTGTCTGTTCGTGTGTCACAAGGGCAAAAGGTTTGACTCACACGAGATAGCACAGGAAATTTACAACAAAGGCGCCCGCGTTCTGGTCTCGGATCGACCTTTGAATGCAAACATCCCGCACGTGATCGTCAGCGACACACGACTCGCAGAAGCGATCTTGGCGGATGTTTTTTACACGAGGCCTTACGGAAAACTTCTTGTCGTGGGCGTCACGGGTACCAACGGAAAGACCACGAGCGTTCATCTTTTCCATCATGTGCTTCAAAGCTTTTCAAGCGCCGGGAGCCTACTCGGAACGGTGTATTACGAGATCCTAGGAGAACCAAGGTTCCACCACGATAACACGACCCCGAACGCTTTGGAGATACTCAGGGCGATGAGAAAAACTGTGGATCTGGGCGGTTCACATTTCGTGATGGAAGTCTCGTCGCACGCGCTCGCTCTGAAACGCGTCGAAACGGTGAGGTTCGACATAGCCGCTTTGACGAACATAACGAGGGATCATCTGGATTTTCACCAGACGTTCGAGGAGTACACGCAGACAAAGTTACACATCTTCGATCTTCTGAAAGAGAATGGAATCGCGCTGATCAGCGACGAGTACGCACACCTTTTGAACAGAAAGGTGCGAAAAATCGTCTACGGCATCGCCAGACACAGCCAGTATCGAATTGAAAACATAGAGATCAGCAGGCACGGGACGAAGTTCGAAGTGGACTGCCCTGCTGGTAGGTACAGACTGTGGTTTAGAACGCCTGGTTATCACAACGCTTACAACGCCACGCTGGTGTTTGCAGGTCTGGTGGAACTGGGTTACGATCCAAACGACGTTGCGGGTTCCATAGCCACGTTCCCGGGTGTCGATGGCCGGTTCCAGTTCATCCCGGAAGCCAGTCTCCTCGGCATAGATGTGGTTGTTGACTTTGCGCACAGCCCAGATGCCCTCGAAAAAACCCTGATCACGGCCAAGCACCTCACCACTGGCAGAATAATCACGGTCTTCGGTGCCGGTGGTCAGGCGGACAGAGGAAAAAGGCCCATGATGGCACAGGTGGTGTGTCGATATTCGGACGTGTCAATCATAACCACAGACGATCCCCGCGGAGAAGATCCTTTAGAAATACTCGCCGAAGTGGAGCGTGGCGTTCCGCCAGGAGCGGCCTACCTCGTGATTCCAGACAGACGTGAGGCCATCGAAACTGCCATCACACTGGCGAACCGGGGTGATATGGTCATAGTTGCAGGAAGAGGGCACGAAGAGTACCAGATTTTCTCTGATGAGAGAAGAATTCCTTTCAAAGATGCTGACGTGATCAAACAGATAATCTTTCAAGAATATCAGAGGGAAAAAAGGCATGTTTGA
- the murF gene encoding UDP-N-acetylmuramoyl-tripeptide--D-alanyl-D-alanine ligase: MFENAKFVIDSRQAFEGCIFVALKGERTDGHYYVREALERGAALAVVERIVDVPKEKLYFVEDTRLFLQKLAAQKIVRYDPKIVGITGSNGKTTVKEMIHRCLGEEIAFRNPGNLNTEIGLPLSILNDYRGQPYMILEMAMNKPGDITTLCRIAQPHVSILLNVGTAHRGVAGGDEQILKGKLEIVENMRENGIAILHNDPRILQRVRRRDFVTFGFQSGDYRLTSYVYEGPSTRAWYETPKGVHQLRFSTILNVGQLVNVAAVLAVFSVLNLQVDLTKLESFVPVSGRFRVLLIDEVYVVDDTYNASLESFKVAVETLKKLGERTYAVVGSIKEQGIYSQETHRQLGKILEQLDGVFVYNADHEIDSMECSKILLKSDEPEVIVTKLKSMLRMKDAVLFKASRAVGMEKVLNLFLGGKAE, from the coding sequence ATGTTTGAGAATGCGAAGTTCGTCATAGATTCCAGACAAGCCTTTGAAGGATGTATTTTTGTAGCTCTCAAAGGCGAAAGAACGGATGGACATTATTACGTGCGCGAAGCTCTCGAAAGAGGTGCAGCCCTCGCGGTGGTCGAACGGATTGTGGACGTTCCGAAAGAGAAGCTGTACTTCGTCGAGGACACAAGACTCTTCCTTCAGAAGCTGGCCGCACAGAAAATCGTCAGATACGATCCAAAAATTGTCGGTATAACTGGTTCTAACGGAAAAACCACTGTGAAGGAAATGATCCACCGCTGCCTGGGGGAAGAGATCGCCTTCAGAAATCCCGGAAATCTCAACACGGAGATCGGATTGCCTTTATCGATACTGAACGACTATCGTGGACAGCCTTACATGATCCTGGAAATGGCGATGAACAAACCTGGTGACATAACCACGCTGTGTCGCATAGCACAGCCCCACGTTTCGATCCTCCTCAACGTTGGCACTGCACACAGGGGCGTCGCGGGTGGGGACGAACAGATTCTGAAGGGCAAACTTGAGATAGTAGAAAACATGAGAGAAAACGGTATCGCCATCCTGCACAACGATCCAAGGATCCTTCAGAGAGTCAGGAGAAGAGATTTCGTCACTTTCGGTTTCCAATCGGGGGATTACCGTCTCACCTCCTACGTTTACGAAGGGCCCTCCACGCGGGCGTGGTACGAAACTCCGAAAGGCGTCCATCAGTTACGTTTTTCGACGATTCTCAACGTGGGACAGCTGGTGAACGTTGCGGCAGTCCTGGCCGTCTTCAGTGTTCTGAATCTTCAGGTGGATCTCACGAAGCTGGAGAGCTTCGTTCCCGTCAGTGGAAGGTTCAGAGTTCTACTGATAGATGAGGTGTACGTGGTTGACGACACCTACAACGCGAGTCTGGAATCTTTTAAGGTGGCAGTTGAGACGCTGAAAAAGCTTGGCGAGAGGACCTACGCGGTGGTCGGATCGATAAAGGAGCAGGGCATCTATTCTCAGGAAACGCACAGACAACTTGGAAAGATCCTCGAACAGCTCGACGGAGTCTTCGTCTACAATGCCGATCACGAGATCGATTCGATGGAATGCTCCAAGATACTGTTGAAGAGTGACGAACCCGAGGTAATAGTAACGAAACTGAAGAGCATGTTGAGAATGAAAGATGCCGTGCTGTTCAAAGCCTCACGCGCGGTGGGTATGGAGAAGGTACTCAATCTTTTTCTGGGAGGAAAAGCTGAATGA
- the mraY gene encoding phospho-N-acetylmuramoyl-pentapeptide-transferase: protein MKYFVLTFLPCVLLYPFLIKLFRKYHIGQFIREEGPDLHGYKTGTPTMGGILFAFFGALSCFVFGYTIDALAIALFAFIGFLDDLLSVLRKKSLGLRAWQKLSLQLLFASILVFLIKPDTKLQIPFTHGELDLGKFYWVFAVLLIAGLSNASNLTDGLDGLAASVFLTGAIPYWFLLGKSADSLILLSLCLMAFLFYNIKPAKIFMGDTGSLVLGALMGTVAVRTSTELLALLFTSVFIVETLSVMIQVSSYKLFKRRVFKMSPIHHHFELLGWKEERIVQVFSLTNLLVSMLAVLGEIS, encoded by the coding sequence ATGAAGTACTTCGTTTTAACCTTCCTTCCTTGCGTGCTCCTGTATCCATTCCTCATAAAGCTGTTCAGAAAGTACCACATCGGTCAGTTCATTCGGGAAGAAGGTCCAGACCTTCATGGGTACAAAACCGGCACACCCACGATGGGCGGAATCTTATTTGCTTTTTTTGGAGCCCTATCGTGCTTCGTATTTGGATACACGATAGACGCCCTGGCGATCGCCCTGTTCGCTTTCATCGGATTCCTGGACGATCTTTTGAGCGTTCTCAGAAAAAAATCTCTCGGTTTGAGAGCGTGGCAGAAACTTTCGTTACAGTTGCTGTTCGCATCGATCCTCGTGTTCTTGATCAAACCCGATACCAAGCTGCAGATTCCTTTCACACATGGGGAACTGGACCTCGGCAAATTCTACTGGGTCTTTGCGGTACTTTTGATAGCAGGATTGAGCAACGCGTCGAACCTGACCGACGGCCTGGACGGACTCGCAGCCAGCGTGTTTCTGACGGGCGCGATACCGTACTGGTTTTTGCTCGGAAAGAGCGCAGATTCGCTCATCTTGCTCTCATTGTGTCTGATGGCCTTCCTGTTTTACAACATCAAACCCGCGAAGATCTTCATGGGTGATACAGGTTCGCTCGTGCTCGGTGCGCTGATGGGGACCGTCGCGGTGAGAACGTCCACAGAGCTTCTGGCCTTACTCTTCACGAGCGTGTTCATCGTTGAGACGTTGAGCGTCATGATTCAGGTGAGCAGTTACAAGCTGTTCAAGAGAAGGGTTTTCAAAATGTCTCCGATACATCATCATTTCGAGTTGCTCGGCTGGAAAGAGGAAAGGATCGTTCAAGTTTTTTCATTGACCAATCTCCTCGTCTCCATGCTGGCGGTCCTTGGGGAGATTTCATGA
- the acpP gene encoding acyl carrier protein: MNRAEVFEKVATILSDKLGIKKDQINEESNIVKDLGADSLDLVDLVMAFEEEFGVKIADDQLQKISTVKEVVDYIVKAKA, encoded by the coding sequence ATGAATCGTGCTGAGGTTTTCGAAAAGGTTGCCACGATACTCTCGGACAAGCTCGGGATCAAGAAGGACCAGATCAACGAAGAAAGCAACATCGTGAAAGACCTCGGTGCGGATTCGCTCGATCTGGTTGACCTTGTGATGGCGTTCGAGGAAGAGTTCGGAGTGAAAATCGCGGACGATCAGCTTCAGAAGATTTCAACGGTGAAGGAAGTTGTCGATTACATCGTCAAAGCGAAGGCGTGA
- a CDS encoding DUF72 domain-containing protein gives MIYIGTSGYSFNDWIGEVYPEGISKSDMLKYYAAVWKFKAVELNFTYYALPSYRTIVSMLRKTPSDFVFSVKLPASVTHEAWKSNLFPEEDVKKTLEALAPMAEEGRLKILLAQFPYSFRDTPANRQYLQLLQEKIDLPIAVEFRHASWNNETTYELLKSCGFTFVIVDEPNLRELFPYVPRLTSNMCYFRLHGRNRDWFNAPEGERYNYKYSDEELEVFAADILHLSNHAMDTFVFFNNCYRGNAVRDALKLRQMIESALL, from the coding sequence TTGATCTACATTGGTACGAGTGGTTATTCTTTCAATGACTGGATAGGGGAAGTCTATCCTGAAGGCATAAGCAAATCGGACATGTTGAAGTACTACGCTGCCGTTTGGAAGTTCAAGGCGGTCGAACTCAACTTCACCTACTACGCTCTGCCAAGTTACAGGACAATCGTTTCGATGCTCAGAAAAACGCCGAGCGATTTCGTTTTCAGTGTAAAACTTCCCGCATCGGTGACACACGAAGCCTGGAAATCCAACCTTTTCCCGGAGGAAGATGTGAAGAAAACCCTCGAAGCTTTGGCGCCCATGGCGGAAGAAGGAAGGCTCAAGATCCTACTCGCACAGTTTCCATACTCCTTCAGAGACACTCCTGCTAACAGGCAATACCTGCAGTTGCTCCAGGAGAAGATAGATCTGCCCATCGCCGTGGAGTTCAGGCACGCTTCCTGGAATAACGAAACTACCTACGAACTTCTCAAATCCTGCGGTTTCACGTTTGTCATAGTTGATGAACCGAACCTGCGTGAACTGTTTCCTTACGTACCAAGGTTGACGAGCAACATGTGTTACTTCAGATTGCACGGCAGAAACAGAGACTGGTTCAACGCACCCGAGGGAGAACGCTACAACTACAAGTACAGCGATGAAGAACTCGAGGTTTTTGCCGCAGACATCCTGCATCTCTCGAATCACGCGATGGACACCTTCGTTTTCTTCAACAACTGTTATCGTGGCAACGCCGTCAGAGATGCCCTGAAGCTGCGCCAGATGATTGAAAGCGCACTTTTGTGA
- a CDS encoding deoxyribonuclease IV produces MVRIGAHMPISKGFESVPELTVRIGGNCFQIFPHSPRTWSAKMPSRKTCELFRAMMEKYQIDFESAFCHTGYLINLASPNDESWNRSVQLLILEGKICEALGIRYLNVHPGSHTGAGEELGFQRISVAVNEFLKNTKDVMLLLENVSPKGGNIGYNFDQIKRIIDSSIDPSRIGITYDTCHGFDAGYDITTEDAVRKLLDEIDSKIGLEKLKMIHLNDSKAPLGKPTDRHENIGKGFIGEKGFRVFLSFEEIQRVPWILETPGDEAEHAQDIAKVKEILGLM; encoded by the coding sequence ATGGTGAGGATCGGTGCGCACATGCCCATAAGCAAGGGGTTCGAGAGTGTTCCAGAACTCACAGTGCGGATAGGTGGAAACTGTTTCCAGATCTTTCCACACAGTCCAAGGACCTGGAGTGCGAAGATGCCCTCAAGAAAGACGTGCGAACTCTTCCGTGCGATGATGGAAAAATATCAGATAGACTTCGAAAGTGCCTTCTGCCACACGGGTTATCTCATAAACCTGGCGAGCCCGAACGATGAAAGCTGGAACAGATCCGTTCAGCTTCTGATACTCGAAGGCAAGATCTGTGAGGCGTTGGGAATAAGGTATCTCAACGTCCATCCGGGCAGTCACACCGGTGCTGGGGAAGAGCTCGGTTTCCAGAGGATAAGCGTGGCGGTCAACGAGTTTTTGAAGAACACGAAGGATGTGATGTTGCTCCTGGAGAACGTGTCGCCCAAGGGTGGAAACATCGGCTACAACTTCGACCAGATAAAACGGATCATCGATTCGTCGATCGATCCTTCGAGGATCGGCATCACCTACGACACCTGCCATGGGTTCGATGCGGGTTACGACATAACCACAGAAGATGCGGTGCGAAAGTTGCTGGATGAGATAGATTCCAAAATAGGGCTCGAAAAACTCAAGATGATACACCTCAACGATTCCAAAGCCCCGCTCGGCAAGCCCACGGACAGGCATGAGAACATTGGAAAAGGTTTCATCGGTGAAAAGGGGTTCAGGGTATTTTTGAGTTTCGAGGAGATACAGCGTGTGCCGTGGATACTGGAAACCCCGGGCGACGAAGCCGAGCATGCGCAGGACATCGCGAAAGTTAAAGAAATCCTCGGGTTGATGTGA
- a CDS encoding NFACT family protein has translation MIDAFVLRKVVRDLSILQGEALRQIHQCGKFCLQLIFQRATIRISVEPGLAHVCLADREDLSGQNPSNFVTFTRARLRNARLKDVHQVDLDRILCFVFDKIDETGERHEYRLYVELFGSRSNVILVEGEKVLNDFRSFLEKDSSYNPAFSKLNPIDGFEITFDSNKMLSKYIVDEIAGFSRLTAQEVLFRAKITDKPVSMLTEGEKVALRLALFSIIDDFEKPTCYVYELQGKRFVSAYPLKVLGSFVEGYDSASRAVDEAYLWNLRKMKMEKLRQQLTSVVEEKLKKQDKLLQALFEEAKQCQKAEEYKRYGELLKYANDADVSGSVVKCFDWQSGETVTVPLAPGKDVKRSAQFYFEQYKKLKEKSQILRTRIEQLRRQNEYLEQILYNLESSETLEDLEEIEEELAEAGIVQRKSSSHRKTEEPGFRKFVYNGFTILVGKNNKQNEALVRRASDSDIWLHVQQSPGAHVIVRTEGRTVPRDVLLYAASLAAYYSKARYSSNVPVDYTFVKNVHKPKGSPPGMVLYTNYETLFVNPLNPESEQKV, from the coding sequence ATGATCGACGCCTTCGTCTTGAGGAAAGTTGTTCGGGACCTGTCCATCCTCCAGGGCGAGGCCCTGAGGCAGATCCACCAGTGTGGAAAGTTCTGTCTTCAGCTGATCTTTCAGCGCGCTACTATCAGAATTTCTGTTGAACCCGGCCTGGCACACGTCTGTCTGGCAGACAGAGAAGATCTTTCGGGTCAGAATCCTTCGAATTTCGTCACGTTCACGCGGGCGCGACTGCGCAACGCGAGGTTGAAAGATGTCCATCAGGTGGATCTCGACAGGATCCTGTGTTTCGTCTTCGATAAGATCGACGAAACCGGCGAGAGACACGAGTACAGGCTCTACGTTGAACTCTTCGGTAGTCGATCCAACGTCATCCTGGTTGAAGGCGAGAAAGTCCTGAACGATTTCAGATCTTTCCTCGAAAAAGACAGCTCGTACAATCCTGCTTTCAGCAAGTTGAACCCTATCGATGGTTTTGAAATCACGTTCGACAGCAACAAAATGCTCTCCAAGTACATAGTCGACGAAATCGCTGGATTCTCCAGATTGACCGCCCAAGAGGTTCTGTTCCGCGCAAAAATCACGGACAAACCTGTCAGTATGTTGACCGAAGGAGAAAAAGTCGCACTCAGGCTGGCCCTGTTTTCCATCATCGACGATTTCGAAAAACCAACCTGCTACGTTTATGAACTGCAGGGGAAACGTTTCGTTTCCGCGTATCCTTTGAAGGTGCTCGGTTCTTTTGTAGAGGGATACGATTCTGCTTCCCGTGCGGTGGATGAAGCCTATCTCTGGAATTTGAGAAAAATGAAGATGGAAAAGCTCCGCCAGCAACTCACCAGCGTTGTCGAAGAGAAGCTCAAGAAACAGGACAAACTCCTGCAAGCGCTTTTCGAAGAAGCGAAACAGTGCCAAAAGGCGGAGGAATACAAACGCTATGGGGAACTTTTGAAGTATGCAAACGACGCAGATGTCAGCGGATCCGTCGTGAAATGTTTCGACTGGCAGAGTGGCGAAACTGTCACCGTGCCGCTCGCACCTGGTAAAGACGTCAAGCGAAGCGCACAGTTTTACTTCGAGCAGTACAAGAAGCTCAAGGAAAAATCACAGATACTGAGAACGAGGATAGAGCAACTTCGGAGACAGAACGAGTATCTCGAGCAGATACTCTACAATCTCGAATCATCAGAAACGCTGGAAGATCTCGAAGAGATAGAGGAAGAACTTGCGGAGGCTGGCATTGTTCAAAGGAAATCCTCCTCCCACAGAAAGACCGAAGAACCAGGTTTCAGAAAGTTCGTCTACAACGGTTTCACGATTCTGGTTGGAAAGAACAACAAGCAGAACGAGGCACTCGTGAGGAGAGCCAGCGATTCTGACATCTGGCTGCACGTTCAACAATCACCTGGTGCCCACGTGATCGTCCGCACAGAAGGAAGAACTGTCCCAAGAGACGTCTTACTCTACGCAGCCTCGTTGGCAGCGTATTACTCCAAAGCGCGTTACTCTTCCAATGTTCCTGTGGACTACACATTTGTCAAGAACGTTCACAAACCGAAAGGCTCACCACCCGGGATGGTCCTCTACACGAACTACGAAACGCTGTTCGTGAACCCCCTCAATCCTGAGTCCGAACAAAAAGTTTAA
- a CDS encoding ABC transporter permease, with amino-acid sequence MWRAFLANLEKSFIEFKRYYFNTISGIATLLIFFYLLFFGVKAIGGPTIDSSSTLDGMIVGYFMWIMFIFSFQGVAWGIIEEAQRGTLEQIFTSPIAFEYQMFFRMISDFLFNVLFAIPLMYFVAFTTGRRIGFDLATLLYLMVAGTISALGIGMILGGIALIFKRISSFIQIVTFGSLSFTMFETSSLWHRMLPMSQASYMMRALAIDGTKFYQFPLSDHLILWLVALAYLSIGFLVFRLFERRATIMGSLSQY; translated from the coding sequence ATGTGGAGGGCATTCCTCGCAAATCTTGAAAAAAGCTTCATCGAGTTCAAACGCTATTACTTCAATACGATCTCCGGTATCGCCACACTGTTAATATTCTTCTATCTTTTGTTCTTTGGTGTAAAAGCAATTGGAGGTCCGACGATAGATTCGTCATCCACACTGGACGGTATGATAGTGGGTTACTTCATGTGGATCATGTTCATTTTCTCGTTCCAGGGTGTCGCGTGGGGGATCATCGAAGAAGCACAGCGCGGCACTCTCGAACAGATCTTCACTTCTCCCATCGCCTTCGAGTATCAGATGTTCTTCAGGATGATCAGCGACTTTCTTTTCAACGTGCTGTTCGCAATCCCCCTGATGTACTTCGTCGCTTTCACGACGGGCCGAAGGATCGGTTTCGACCTCGCCACGTTGCTCTATTTGATGGTGGCTGGAACCATATCTGCGCTCGGTATCGGCATGATCCTTGGTGGTATAGCACTCATCTTCAAGAGGATCTCTTCGTTCATTCAGATTGTGACTTTTGGTTCACTCTCTTTCACGATGTTCGAAACAAGTTCGCTCTGGCACAGAATGCTTCCCATGTCCCAGGCGAGTTACATGATGAGGGCTCTGGCGATCGACGGCACAAAATTTTATCAGTTTCCACTATCAGATCATTTGATCCTCTGGCTGGTTGCGCTGGCTTATTTATCGATAGGTTTTCTGGTTTTCCGCCTGTTCGAAAGGCGCGCAACGATCATGGGCAGTCTGTCCCAGTATTGA
- a CDS encoding ABC transporter ATP-binding protein — protein sequence MIEVIDLVKTYPKRGSREKIKAVDCVSFEVKVGEIFALLGPNGAGKTTTIKSICGLIVPDSGEIRIKGFSVLKERSRALAQMSAVLEGNKNLYWRMTVLENMKYFSGIRGKKLTKSRAVEILEMLGLQEKANQLVHSLSRGMQQKAAIAVCLACDTDILLLDEPTLGLDVHSAVEFRSILKSLKGQGKTILLSSHDMNLVEAVADRVAIMNEGRIVVCEEKRKLMDVFTARAYRIKLICDEHARNRLKQLGFNDWVEDGNLIELQVNLDSSQRLYELIDTFKSNNIEIESIEKEMVNFEKIFISYTSEAVVR from the coding sequence ATGATCGAAGTGATCGATCTGGTCAAGACTTACCCGAAGAGAGGCTCTCGGGAAAAAATCAAGGCCGTGGATTGTGTCAGTTTCGAGGTGAAGGTGGGAGAAATCTTCGCACTGCTTGGTCCAAACGGAGCAGGAAAGACCACGACCATCAAGAGCATCTGTGGCCTGATCGTTCCAGACTCGGGAGAGATAAGAATAAAGGGATTCAGTGTTTTGAAAGAAAGATCCAGAGCTTTAGCACAGATGAGTGCAGTTTTGGAGGGCAACAAAAACCTTTACTGGCGCATGACTGTCCTCGAGAACATGAAATACTTTTCTGGCATACGCGGTAAGAAGCTGACTAAGTCCCGGGCCGTGGAGATCCTCGAAATGCTCGGCCTCCAAGAAAAAGCGAATCAACTCGTTCACTCACTCTCACGCGGAATGCAACAGAAAGCGGCCATCGCAGTGTGCCTTGCTTGCGACACGGACATCCTCTTGCTGGACGAACCAACCCTAGGACTGGATGTGCATTCCGCAGTGGAGTTCAGGTCCATACTGAAATCGCTGAAAGGGCAGGGCAAAACGATCCTGCTCTCGAGCCACGACATGAACTTGGTCGAAGCGGTAGCGGATCGTGTGGCCATAATGAACGAAGGAAGGATCGTCGTGTGTGAAGAGAAGAGAAAACTCATGGATGTGTTCACTGCACGAGCTTACAGAATAAAGCTGATCTGCGATGAGCATGCCAGGAACAGGCTCAAACAGCTTGGATTCAACGACTGGGTCGAGGATGGTAACCTCATCGAGCTTCAGGTGAACCTTGATTCTTCGCAGAGGCTTTACGAACTGATAGACACTTTCAAATCTAACAACATCGAGATAGAGAGCATTGAGAAAGAGATGGTGAACTTCGAAAAAATCTTCATCAGCTACACGTCAGAAGCCGTTGTTCGGTGA
- the frr gene encoding ribosome recycling factor — translation MRHPIVKSAEERMNKSIEKISEELKKIRTGRASPAILEEIKIDYYGAPTPINQLATVKVEERSLIIQPWDKSILSSIEKAIFASDIGLTPMNDGNVIRLVFPTPTTEQRQKWVKKAKEIAEQGKVAIRNIRRDVLKEIKQMEDDGKISEDDAKRLEKEIQDLTDKKIEEIDKLFEKKEKEIMEV, via the coding sequence ATGCGCCATCCCATTGTGAAGAGCGCTGAGGAACGTATGAACAAGTCGATTGAAAAGATTTCCGAAGAATTGAAAAAGATAAGAACCGGTCGCGCGAGTCCTGCCATCCTCGAAGAGATCAAAATCGACTATTACGGTGCCCCTACCCCGATAAACCAGCTTGCAACTGTGAAGGTTGAAGAAAGGTCGTTGATCATACAGCCCTGGGACAAGTCCATCCTCTCTTCCATTGAAAAAGCCATTTTCGCTTCTGACATAGGCTTGACGCCCATGAACGACGGAAACGTCATAAGACTCGTGTTTCCAACACCAACCACAGAGCAGAGACAGAAGTGGGTCAAGAAAGCAAAAGAAATCGCAGAGCAGGGAAAGGTAGCCATCAGAAACATCAGGAGGGACGTTCTGAAAGAAATCAAGCAGATGGAAGACGACGGAAAGATCTCCGAGGACGACGCTAAGAGGCTCGAGAAAGAGATACAGGATCTGACTGACAAAAAGATAGAAGAGATAGACAAACTGTTCGAGAAGAAAGAGAAGGAGATCATGGAAGTGTGA